The Linepithema humile isolate Giens D197 chromosome 2, Lhum_UNIL_v1.0, whole genome shotgun sequence genome has a segment encoding these proteins:
- the LOC105679243 gene encoding uncharacterized protein, whose protein sequence is MIGAHRTRTTAYHPQYNGMIERWHQSLKAAIMCHAQPPGNWTEILPTVLLGLRTSLKEGINASTAEMVYGKTLRIPGKFFIGKEPSIEPQIFLEKHRLHMRKIRSAPKAHHNKAKSFVHKNLHTCTHVFVKTEGKKFLEPPYKGPYKIIKQISERIFKFDINGEQKTVTTERVKPAFLKNDVSEQQSSTPSTLDSASRSILKTYPSAKDKTTTKKSVQFAL, encoded by the coding sequence ATGATTGGAGCTCACCGTACAAGAACCACCGCCTACCATCCACAATATAACGGCATGATAGAGCGATGGCATCAATCGCTAAAAGCTGCTATCATGTGCCACGCTCAACCACCAGGGAACTGGACGGAAATCCTGCCCACTGTTCTTCTCGGACTAAGGACCAGCCTTAAAGAAGGCATCAACGCATCAACAGCGGAGATGGTGTATGGCAAAACGCTAAGGATACCCGGCAAATTTTTCATCGGCAAAGAACCTTCGATTGAACCGCAAATATTCCTTGAAAAACACCGACTTCACATGCGGAAGATACGTTCTGCACCTAAAGCTCATCACAACAAAGCCAAGTCATTTGTACACAAAAACCTTCACACTTGCACTCACGTATTCGTCAAAAccgaaggaaaaaaatttctcgaacCGCCATACAAAGGACCGTACAAGATCATCAAACAAATTTCAGAGcgaattttcaaatttgataTCAATGGAGAACAGAAAACTGTCACCACCGAGCGAGTAAAAccagcatttttaaaaaacgacGTCTCAGAGCAACAATCATCTACTCCATCGACTTTAGATTCAGCAAGTCGATCTATTCTAAAGACTTATCCAAGTGCCAAAGACAAAACAACTACAAAAAAAAGTGTTCAATTCGCGCTGTGA
- the LOC136997653 gene encoding uncharacterized protein, whose protein sequence is MAPVQKLQYLRSSLAGEAADVIANVPLTDDAYAGAWRDLLARYDSKRRLLYVHLREVLECPAATKATPTEIKRLLGIMTQATRSFASLKRPVDQWDDWLVHILVSKLDAQTRLHWETSLADNREFPTFKQLQDFLETRVRALEAANPEALLTRSASASTQRTQKRARVLANTTSTARVKGGKCSLCAEQHNIAYCAKYKALTVAQRAEKVQKSKLCKNCLRAGHQIDACSTIGRCLVCAGKHHTTLHSQSTFTDSLEPKSDGPSETSTTRVHNARVTSLTSRRNSTMLLATALVTIQGDRGHSATVRALLDPGSESDFVSERVVRLVRASQRRVNVSVAGLQGTPTGTSNAKVTVTIGSPVERAFQLETKALVLKSLINLLPARSVPSRSWPHIKGLRLADPDFYMSSKVDVILGADTFGRVLRPGIQEGERGTPTALNTVFGWVLTGSTTPGEDSPSISVHHAQPIDELTAALQRFWEIEEVSSTALPKPEDAWVEQHFRETHSRDSTGRYVVRLPRKQTAEVSLGASRPAALSMLLNSERRLSKQPDLRKRYIDFMVEYLALGHMDLIHNNEIPRDSYYLPHHGVFKTGDRNGKIRVVFNASFRTTTGYSLNDFLLPGPRLQSDLWVILTKWRLLRVGFMADIVKMFRQISVHPDDRHLQRILWRAEASEEVRDYTLSTVTYGTTSAPFLALRTLQQLAQDEQDQFPMGAAAILNHSYVDDILAGGDTLDAAHETKEQLVSLLRAGGFSLSKWASNSLDLCPRLETPVRTLPFGETIGALGIIWSPHTDSLFLKVTSLAEESSAILASSPKELTKRRALAELARLFDPLGWAAPVLIYAKVFLQDLWLQGSRWDEPLSNDLSEAWSQFQSSLQQLNEVKIPRWVNWSPLSSGVELHGFSDASERAYAAAVYLRVAGASDEAETHLLLAKTKVAPVKTQSVPRLEFCAAVLLARLLTRVTTELNLIESTLFAWTDAQVVLRWIQSHASRWKPFVAHRVAEIQGLIPRDHWRYVRTSHNPADLATRGIPATELLNQDLWWRGPIWLRQPREFWPPLETIASGDQAEEEQRTKCVLAHTTQAKPEEEVLERFSSLTRLLRVTSFCFRFINRCRKNPCQPGGLTSRELFQSRLRWISLAQRQAFHKEFAALRVGRAISSSSPLRRLRPFLDEQGLLRVGGRIEAALSSYDERHPLILPREGPLTLLFIRHAHHATLHGGPTLMRSYLLRGLWILGAATRVRQVARQCVRCARYKSEVGQQRMGQLPPERVRPARPFASAGVDYAGPIQLRTFKGRGRGTTKGYICLFVCLVTKAVHLEAVTELTTAAFLAAYRRFISRRGHCSLLLSDNGRNFLGADAELRRLFKAASEFHKDVSAYLANDGTKWRFIPPYAPHFGGLWEAGVRSVKHHLRRLLGDRTLTYEELSTLLCQIEACLNSRPLTSLSSDPSDLVALTPGHFLVGEPLTGLPEPAPTDASCNPVNRWHLLSNLRNHFWSRWSREYLHQLQQLTKWQSQRPNLAKGDLLLVVDEILPPAKWPLGRVIGVTTGPDGLVRVAEVRTARSTLSRPIVKLCDRLSRSTASRRSERKLIAATRSSLALRFLRNIFKYIVKYSSFPLFVLPFYQPRFT, encoded by the coding sequence ATGGCACCGGTGCAAAAACTTCAATATCTCCGAAGCTCGCTCGCTGGCGAGGCTGCCGATGTAATTGCGAATGTACCGCTGACCGACGACGCGTATGCGGGTGCCTGGCGCGATCTTCTCGCGCGCTATGACAGCAAGCGACGGCTCTTGTACGTGCATCTACGCGAAGTACTGGAGTGCCCTGCCGCTACGAAAGCCACTCCAACGGAGATCAAGCGCTTGCTTGGAATAATGACGCAAGCTACTCGCTCGTTCGCGTCGTTGAAACGGCCGGTGGATCAATGGGATGACTGGCTCGTCCATATCCTGGTGAGCAAACTTGACGCTCAGACTCGACTCCACTGGGAGACTTCGCTCGCAGACAACCGTGAGTTTCCGACGTTTAAACAACTCCAGGACTTTCTGGAGACACGCGTGCGAGCCTTAGAGGCGGCCAATCCAGAGGCTTTGCTCACGCGTTCCGCTTCCGCGTCTACGCAACGGACACAAAAAAGGGCTCGCGTGTTAGCAAATACGACCTCAACCGCAAGGGTAAAAGGGGGCAAATGCTCACTCTGTGCCGAACAGCATAACATTGCGTATTGTGCGAAATATAAGGCGCTGACCGTCGCACAGCGCGCTGAAAAGGTGCAGAAGTCGAAATTATGTAAGAACTGTCTCCGCGCCGGCCATCAAATCGATGCGTGCTCAACGATAGGACGCTGCCTGGTGTGTGCCGGTAAGCATCACACTACTCTCCATAGTCAATCGACTTTCACGGATTCTTTGGAGCCTAAGAGTGACGGGCCCTCTGAGACCTCGACAACGAGGGTGCACAATGCACGCGTGACCTCTCTGACCTCGAGACGCAACAGTACGATGCTCCTTGCGACGGCGTTAGTCACGATTCAAGGTGACAGAGGCCATTCTGCAACAGTGCGTGCGTTACTTGATCCTGGCTCCGAATCAGATTTCGTGTCGGAACGAGTGGTGCGGCTCGTGCGCGCGAGTCAAAGACGGGTTAACGTTTCCGTCGCCGGACTCCAAGGTACACCGACGGGTACTTCAAACGCGAAGGTGACCGTGACGATAGGATCGCCGGTCGAAAGGGCTTTCCAGTTAGAAACCAAGGCATTGGTGCTTAAGAGCCTTATTAATCTCTTGCCGGCAAGGAGCGTGCCTTCACGTTCGTGGCCACACATAAAAGGTCTGCGCTTGGCAGACCCGGACTTTTACATGTCTTCCAAGGTCGACGTCATCCTCGGCGCCGACACATTCGGTCGGGTTCTCAGACCCGGGATTCAGGAAGGGGAGCGAGGTACGCCAACCGCCCTGAACACGGTGTTCGGGTGGGTGCTCACTGGAAGTACCACTCCCGGAGAGGATTCCCCCTCTATTTCTGTGCATCATGCACAACCAATCGACGAGTTGACTGCGGCGTTGCAGCGATTCTGGGAGATCGAGGAAGTTTCAAGCACAGCGTTGCCGAAGCCTGAGGACGCTTGGGTGGAGCAACATTTCAGAGAGACTCACTCTCGAGACTCTACCGGTCGTTACGTCGTGCGCCTTCCCAGGAAACAGACGGCCGAGGTGTCACTAGGAGCCTCCCGTCCAGCGGCGTTATCGATGCTACTCAACTCGGAGAGACGCTTGAGCAAGCAACCTGACTTGCGCAAGCGCTACATTGACTTCATGGTCGAGTATTTGGCGCTCGGTCATATGGACCTAATACATAATAACGAGATCCCACGCGACTCGTATTACTTGCCTCATCATGGGGTCTTTAAGACGGGCGACCGCAATGGCAAAATTCGCGTGGTCTTTAATGCGTCCTTCCGGACCACCACGGGATATTCTCTTAACGATTTTCTTTTGCCAGGTCCTCGGCTTCAGTCTGACCTTTGGGTCATCCTGACAAAGTGGAGACTACTCCGTGTCGGGTTCATGGCGGACATCGTCAAGATGTTCCGTCAAATCTCAGTCCATCCGGACGACAGACATCTGCAACGCATCCTATGGCGGGCAGAAGCGTCAGAGGAAGTGCGTGACTACACGCTCTCTACCGTTACCTACGGTACAACCTCGGCGCCCTTTCTAGCTCTGCGGACGCTCCAGCAGCTGGCGCAGGACGAGCAAGATCAATTCCCGATGGGTGCTGCAGCTATACTAAACCACTCTTACGTGGATGATATTCTGGCTGGAGGAGACACGCTTGACGCCGCCCACGAGACCAAGGAGCAGCTTGTCTCCTTGTTGCGCGCCGGAGGTTTCTCTCTTAGCAAGTGGGCTTCCAACTCATTGGATTTGTGTCCACGACTTGAAACGCCGGTCCGAACTCTTCCTTTCGGCGAAACAATTGGTGCGCTCGGCATCATTTGGAGTCCTCACACGGACTCTCTCTTTCTGAAGGTGACTTCTCTCGCGGAGGAATCTTCAGCTATCCTTGCTTCCAGCCCGAAGGAACTAACAAAGCGACGAGCACTCGCGGAATTAGCGAGGCTGTTCGATCCTCTGGGCTGGGCAGCGCCAGTCCTGATATACGCCAAGGTCTTCCTACAAGATCTATGGCTACAAGGAAGTCGTTGGGACGAGCCTCTTTCCAACGACTTGTCGGAAGCGTGGAGCCAATTCCAGTCTTCCCTGCAACAACTCAACGAGGTCAAGATTCCACGGTGGGTTAACTGGAGTCCACTCTCTTCTGGAGTGGAATTACACGGCTTCTCGGATGCCTCCGAGAGAGCCTACGCCGCGGCGGTTTACCTCAGGGTCGCCGGCGCGAGCGATGAAGCCGAGACGCACCTCTTGCTGGCGAAGACCAAGGTGGCGCCAGTCAAAACCCAGAGCGTCCCTCGGCTTGAATTTTGCGCAGCAGTCCTGCTCGCACGTCTCCTCACGCGAGTTACGACGGAACTGAATCTTATTGAGTCCACGCTCTTTGCTTGGACCGACGCTCAAGTGGTCCTCAGATGGATCCAGTCTCACGCTTCACGATGGAAACCCTTCGTCGCCCATCGGGTGGCGGAGATTCAGGGACTTATTCCTAGAGATCACTGGAGGTACGTTCGCACTTCGCACAACCCGGCAGATCTGGCCACGCGCGGCATCCCCGCGACTGAGCTGCTTAACCAAGATCTATGGTGGCGCGGTCCAATCTGGTTGCGTCAACCACGAGAATTCTGGCCTCCTCTAGAAACCATAGCTTCAGGGGACCAGGCGGAAGAAGAGCAGCGAACGAAGTGCGTCCTGGCGCACACCACACAAGCCAAACCAGAGGAGGAAGTCTTGGAGCGGTTTTCCTCGCTCACGCGTCTCTTGCGCGTAACTTCTTTCTGTTTCAGATTTATTAATCGATGTCGGAAAAACCCCTGCCAACCAGGCGGCCTCACGTCTCGGGAGTTGTTCCAGAGTCGCCTCCGCTGGATAAGTCTTGCCCAGCGGCAGGCGTTCCACAAAGAGTTTGCGGCGTTACGAGTCGGGCGAGCCATTTCTTCAAGTTCGCCCCTACGCCGTCTGCGTCCGTTCCTTGACGAGCAGGGCCTCTTGCGAGTTGGTGGACGTATTGAGGCAGCTCTGTCTTCTTACGATGAGCGCCACCCGCTCATCCTCCCAAGGGAGGGACCTCTCACGCTCCTCTTCATCCGCCACGCGCATCACGCAACCTTGCATGGCGGTCCAACCTTGATGAGAAGTTATCTTCTTCGTGGCCTTTGGATTCTTGGGGCGGCTACAAGAGTCCGCCAAGTGGCTCGCCAGTGCGTACGCTGTGCGCGCTACAAATCTGAAGTTGGCCAACAAAGGATGGGTCAATTGCCGCCTGAGCGGGTCAGACCTGCCAGGCCCTTCGCGTCTGCAGGCGTGGACTATGCTGGTCCAATCCAGCTCCGAACCTTTAAGGGCCGAGGTCGTGGTACCACCAAAGGCTACATTTGCCTGTTTGTCTGTTTAGTTACCAAGGCTGTCCATCTGGAAGCCGTAACCGAGCTGACCACTGCAGCCTTTCTTGCGGCATACCGCCGATTTATAAGTCGTCGAGGCCATTGCTCGCTGCTGCTGAGCGACAACGGTCGCAACTTTCTGGGGGCGGATGCAGAGCTGCGCCGTCTCTTCAAGGCAGCGTCTGAGTTCCACAAGGACGTCAGCGCTTATCTAGCGAACGACGGTACCAAGTGGCGCTTTATTCCTCCTTACGCACCGCATTTTGGTGGCCTGTGGGAAGCAGGGGTGCGCTCAGTTAAGCACCACCTGCGCCGCCTCTTAGGCGATCGCACTTTGACATACGAAGAGCTGTCGACTCTTCTCTGTCAAATTGAGGCGTGTCTCAACTCGAGGCCCTTGACCAGCCTCTCCTCCGATCCGTCGGACCTGGTGGCTCTCACTCCGGGGCATTTTCTCGTGGGAGAGCCCCTTACAGGTTTACCGGAGCCCGCTCCGACAGATGCCTCCTGCAACCCCGTAAATCGTTGGCATTTACTATCAAACTTACGAAATCACTTTTGGTCCAGGTGGTCAAGGGAGTATCTCCACCAACTCCAACAGCTGACCAAGTGGCAATCACAAAGGCCTAACCTTGCCAAAGGAGACTTGCTGCTCGTCGTCGACGAGATACTGCCGCCAGCCAAATGGCCGCTAGGCAGAGTCATTGGCGTCACCACCGGACCAGATGGATTGGTGAGGGTAGCGGAGGTGCGCACCGCCAGGAGCACCCTTTCACGACCGATCGTCAAGCTGTGCGATCGACTCAGCAGAAGCACTGCGTCAAGACGTTCAGAACGCAAGCTCATCGCAGCAACCCGTTCATCCTTAGCTTTAAGGTTTCTCCGTAACATCTTTAAATACATTGTTAAATACAGTTCCTTCCCTTTATTTGTTTTACCGTTCTACCAGCCGCGCTTCACGTGA